The sequence GGCAACCGGAATTTGACTTGATTTCAGGGCTAAAGGACTCGTTTGAGAATGACTACCTCACAACCCAACGAGACAAATCAGACATCGATTTCTCAACCGATGACGAGATTCTAAAGGCGGTGAATTAGCTCCATTCCCCACAAGATCTGCGACTTTGGCTAAACGTCACAGATCTCCCGACTCTATTTACTGATTGGGGCAGGGGTTGCTTTGCACAGTTTAATCAGATCGGCAGGAGCAATCTCCATCATCAATCCACGTCGTCCTCCACTGACGAGCACCGTTTCGTAATTCAAAACCGTCTCGTCGATCGCTGTGGACAAGACTTTGCGTTGTCCTAACGGACTGATGCCCCCAACCACATACCCGGAACTGCGTTCTGCTTCGCTGGGGTCTGCCATGATTGCCGATTTGGCTTGAAATACCGCTGCTACTGCCTTTAAATTCACCTGCTTAGTGACAGGGACGATCGCCACGACCAATTGACCTGACACGAGTTTGACGATCAACGTTTTGAAGACGCGATCGCCATCCATATTTAAGGCAGATGCCGCTTCTAAACCGTAGGAATCGGCATCCGCATCATGGGTGTATTCATGCAATCGATGTTGTATACCCATCTTTGCAACTAACTTTGTTGCGGGTGTTGTCCGACCACTCATAATTGTCCTTGTCCAGAGGGTGACTCAATACACAATGACGCCAGGACAGGAGCGGAAAAACTCTAAAGTGAGGGGCGATCGCATTTAATCATTGCCCCTGCGGTTTTGTTCCTAATAGCAGCGGTTTCAACCGCCAAAATCCTTATCCCAAACTCAGGTTAATATACAGCAAGCTTAGATCCTCATAAAAGGGATGGATTGTGAAAGCCTCTGTTTAAAAGACAGACACTTGCACAATCCATTAAAGACACTATCGTGTCAACTCAAGTTGGTTAACAAAAGTGTTTTAGCTCAAAGAGCATAATCATATAAACCAGTCACTCTGCGTT is a genomic window of Oscillatoria sp. FACHB-1407 containing:
- the ybaK gene encoding Cys-tRNA(Pro) deacylase yields the protein MSGRTTPATKLVAKMGIQHRLHEYTHDADADSYGLEAASALNMDGDRVFKTLIVKLVSGQLVVAIVPVTKQVNLKAVAAVFQAKSAIMADPSEAERSSGYVVGGISPLGQRKVLSTAIDETVLNYETVLVSGGRRGLMMEIAPADLIKLCKATPAPISK